The Candidatus Koribacter versatilis Ellin345 genome has a segment encoding these proteins:
- a CDS encoding DUF2127 domain-containing protein, with protein MKTETLQDYKPKSHLQGLRTVAAVEIAKGALAIFFSVWLLSFREKDLGDMMANLLDRLHVDPAHTIAIRLVSMADRITPEKLEIVALIGVLYALIRFVEGYGLWNARTWAEYFALISGAAYLPWEVWEFARRPNWFHAVLILINLAVVAYIAYVRFAVHREHKREREAVQI; from the coding sequence TTGAAGACAGAAACGTTGCAAGACTACAAGCCCAAGTCGCATTTACAAGGTCTGCGCACGGTTGCGGCCGTTGAGATCGCCAAAGGTGCGCTCGCGATCTTTTTCAGTGTTTGGCTGCTGAGTTTCCGGGAGAAAGACCTGGGCGACATGATGGCGAACTTGCTGGACCGTCTGCATGTGGATCCGGCGCATACCATCGCGATCAGGCTCGTGAGCATGGCAGACCGGATCACGCCAGAGAAGCTCGAGATCGTCGCGTTGATTGGAGTCTTGTACGCGCTGATTCGCTTCGTGGAAGGTTACGGGCTGTGGAATGCGCGGACGTGGGCTGAGTATTTTGCGCTGATCTCCGGCGCCGCCTATTTGCCGTGGGAAGTTTGGGAGTTCGCGCGGCGGCCAAACTGGTTCCACGCAGTGCTGATACTGATCAACCTGGCGGTCGTGGCATACATTGCGTACGTGCGGTTTGCGGTGCATCGCGAACACAAGCGCGAACGTGAGGCGGTACAGATCTAA
- a CDS encoding PilZ domain-containing protein — translation MHNPTRKEPRTAAVLPVRIYGMDASGKPFNAVAHTLNVSKSGGLLAGVEVALVAGDLIGVQKGVYKSKFRVRWIGRKGSTSQGQIGIECVEGPRNIWGVDDRPHKENLEPSAALKRNNYSPTTVTGNIERRIAPRHPCDLGIQISHAGSTVKSWARCTDISPGGCYIDTHSPLPPNTNFELTIFLDESMLIPALVRTSFPGIGMGIEFAFANADDAERLSRLIREKILAPSTVEPERTDLPALEKLAEALEQLRTWAAAATLQKSDRDQLEQFANSLRDDLIGLRAEFDARLGTTEVKVER, via the coding sequence ATGCATAATCCGACCCGAAAAGAACCTCGCACCGCTGCCGTTTTGCCGGTGCGAATCTACGGCATGGATGCCTCCGGCAAGCCGTTCAACGCAGTTGCGCACACCCTCAATGTCTCCAAGAGCGGCGGCCTGCTCGCGGGCGTCGAAGTAGCCCTTGTTGCCGGTGACCTCATCGGCGTGCAAAAAGGCGTTTATAAGAGCAAGTTCCGCGTCCGCTGGATCGGCCGCAAAGGCTCTACTTCTCAGGGACAGATCGGTATCGAGTGCGTCGAAGGCCCACGCAACATCTGGGGGGTGGACGATCGTCCTCACAAAGAGAATCTCGAACCCTCGGCCGCTCTCAAACGCAATAACTACAGTCCGACGACGGTCACCGGCAACATCGAGCGCCGCATTGCGCCTCGCCATCCCTGCGACCTTGGGATCCAAATCAGCCACGCTGGTTCGACAGTGAAATCGTGGGCACGTTGCACCGACATCAGCCCCGGCGGCTGTTACATCGACACTCACTCACCACTGCCGCCGAACACAAACTTCGAGCTCACGATCTTCCTGGACGAATCCATGCTCATCCCTGCCCTAGTTCGTACTTCGTTTCCGGGCATCGGTATGGGCATCGAATTTGCCTTCGCCAACGCTGACGACGCAGAGCGCCTGAGCCGTTTGATCCGTGAGAAGATCCTTGCACCCTCGACCGTTGAGCCAGAGCGAACGGACCTGCCTGCGTTGGAAAAACTTGCCGAAGCTTTAGAACAACTGCGCACCTGGGCCGCGGCTGCGACACTGCAAAAGTCCGACCGCGATCAGCTCGAGCAGTTCGCAAATTCCTTGCGCGACGATCTCATTGGTCTTCGCGCCGAATTCGACGCCCGACTCGGCACCACCGAAGTCAAAGTCGAGCGCTAA
- a CDS encoding HNH endonuclease signature motif containing protein, translated as MKKRRVAIPAGISAKVLFLSDRTCCVCRQSGKPVQIHHIDENPSNNAIENLAVLCFECHNLTMLIGGFAKKLDAEQIILYRADWARIVSFQRMVEEKRESEFVQADDQIDYVTSTAEALRENKAYELLAMHYNTYGGIDLRDKYIEKAIRSGTSAESELFLRSLQGRADLVPNEKVSEIISRQQRDKSYLSLGRTYAKINDWPNAVKHYCLGIAESIDGGNQFSAAYYLKELCDAGAVAKLFELELESRSKIGDLWWQVRCLEELGWNSELDALLVAKRSEIEASNDLLLLPKLYLALGERKRAITALKTQAASADRFSSADRKRPRGGSDKKRRKS; from the coding sequence GTGAAGAAACGCCGCGTCGCCATCCCAGCAGGCATCTCCGCGAAAGTATTGTTCTTGTCAGACCGGACATGCTGCGTCTGCAGACAGAGTGGCAAGCCTGTTCAGATTCACCACATAGATGAGAATCCATCGAACAACGCAATCGAAAACCTCGCGGTACTCTGCTTTGAATGCCACAATTTGACAATGCTCATTGGAGGGTTCGCGAAGAAGTTAGACGCTGAGCAAATCATTTTGTACAGGGCTGACTGGGCTCGCATTGTGTCATTCCAGAGGATGGTCGAAGAAAAGAGAGAATCAGAATTCGTTCAGGCTGACGACCAGATCGACTACGTAACGAGTACCGCCGAGGCATTGCGGGAGAATAAGGCGTACGAACTGCTTGCGATGCATTACAACACTTACGGCGGTATTGATCTGCGAGACAAATATATTGAGAAAGCTATCCGTTCAGGGACATCAGCAGAATCGGAGCTTTTTCTACGGTCTCTGCAGGGAAGGGCAGACCTAGTCCCCAATGAAAAGGTGTCAGAGATCATCTCTCGTCAGCAGCGCGACAAGAGTTACTTGTCTCTCGGCCGCACGTACGCAAAGATCAACGATTGGCCGAATGCCGTGAAGCACTACTGCTTAGGGATTGCTGAATCGATAGATGGAGGCAATCAGTTTAGTGCAGCATATTACCTCAAGGAGTTGTGCGACGCCGGCGCTGTCGCGAAACTGTTCGAATTGGAGTTGGAGAGTCGGAGCAAGATCGGAGATTTGTGGTGGCAGGTGCGGTGCCTAGAAGAGCTTGGATGGAACTCTGAACTCGACGCATTATTAGTGGCGAAAAGATCTGAAATCGAAGCGTCGAATGATCTGTTGCTCTTGCCGAAGCTTTATCTCGCTCTTGGTGAACGGAAGCGAGCGATCACGGCCCTAAAAACGCAAGCGGCTTCTGCGGATCGGTTTTCGTCGGCCGACCGTAAAAGGCCGCGAGGCGGCAGCGATAAGAAGCGACGAAAAAGCTAA
- a CDS encoding REP-associated tyrosine transposase, with product MGQFDRVYQGSESLEYPKSSHSSETRITEAPAGIPYLFNMPWGLKRYQHTGQSHFITFSCYHRLPYLSSTSAKQQFELSLEDTRVRYGMPVAGYVVMPEHVHLLVWEPQRSNLATALQSIKQSVSRLLIGGREHFWQKRYYDFNVRAADKFWEKLHYLHQNPVKRGLVKSPEQWTWSSFRHHAFGEIGTVELESHWTALRRERAGIRFELKKDRDATTFGDPGSTKI from the coding sequence GTGGGGCAGTTCGATCGCGTTTACCAAGGAAGTGAATCCCTGGAATACCCGAAATCGTCACACTCATCCGAGACCCGAATCACAGAAGCGCCGGCCGGCATTCCTTATCTTTTCAATATGCCTTGGGGCCTCAAGCGATACCAGCACACCGGTCAGTCCCACTTCATAACCTTCAGCTGCTACCACCGTCTGCCCTACTTATCGAGTACCAGCGCAAAACAACAATTCGAGTTGTCGTTGGAAGACACTCGGGTTCGCTACGGGATGCCGGTGGCAGGGTATGTCGTGATGCCCGAGCATGTGCATCTGCTGGTGTGGGAACCGCAGAGATCGAATCTGGCAACGGCCCTCCAGTCGATCAAGCAATCTGTCTCGCGCCTCCTGATCGGCGGCAGGGAACACTTCTGGCAAAAGCGTTATTACGATTTCAACGTCCGCGCGGCGGACAAGTTCTGGGAGAAGCTCCACTACCTCCACCAAAATCCTGTAAAACGCGGTTTGGTAAAAAGCCCGGAACAGTGGACCTGGAGCAGCTTTCGCCATCATGCTTTCGGTGAAATCGGTACTGTAGAACTCGAATCCCACTGGACGGCACTTCGCCGTGAACGCGCCGGGATTCGGTTCGAGCTCAAGAAAGATCGCGACGCGACGACCTTCGGTGATCCCGGGTCTACCAAGATATAG
- the motA gene encoding flagellar motor stator protein MotA: protein MFAIIGIVVVFGCVIGGFLMEKGQIMVLLQPAELLIIGGAAAGTILVANPMRIVKKIVSGLLGVLKGSKYNQTAYVDSLKMMYELLNKARRQGLVALESDIEEPDKSPIFTKYKSFTSDHHVRDFVCDTMRMSVTGGVDPFDVDQMIDTDMEVHHAEITEPVASLTTVADSLPGLGIVAAVLGVVITMGALGGPPEEIGHKVAAALVGTFLGILLCYGMVGPLASNMAKTADEEHAYYGVLRVVMIAFMKGISPLLAIEMGRRAIPGYVRPSFADVEKACREAGSGAAAAAPSDAPDAPAA, encoded by the coding sequence ATGTTCGCGATCATCGGAATTGTCGTAGTGTTCGGCTGCGTGATTGGGGGCTTTCTCATGGAGAAAGGCCAAATCATGGTGCTGTTACAGCCGGCGGAATTACTGATCATCGGCGGAGCGGCAGCGGGAACGATCCTAGTAGCGAACCCGATGCGCATTGTGAAGAAGATTGTGAGTGGACTGCTGGGAGTTTTGAAGGGATCGAAGTACAACCAGACGGCGTACGTAGACTCGCTGAAGATGATGTACGAACTGTTGAATAAGGCGCGAAGGCAGGGGCTAGTGGCGCTGGAGTCGGACATTGAAGAGCCGGACAAGAGCCCGATCTTCACCAAGTACAAGTCATTTACCAGCGATCACCATGTACGCGATTTTGTGTGCGACACGATGCGGATGTCGGTGACAGGAGGCGTAGATCCGTTCGATGTGGACCAGATGATCGATACGGACATGGAAGTGCATCACGCAGAAATCACGGAGCCGGTGGCGTCGCTGACGACGGTGGCGGATTCCCTGCCCGGACTTGGGATCGTGGCGGCGGTACTTGGCGTGGTGATCACGATGGGCGCGCTCGGCGGGCCTCCGGAAGAGATTGGGCACAAGGTAGCGGCGGCGCTGGTGGGAACGTTCCTGGGAATTCTGTTGTGTTACGGGATGGTGGGGCCGCTGGCGTCGAACATGGCCAAGACGGCGGATGAGGAGCACGCATACTACGGTGTGCTGCGGGTGGTGATGATTGCTTTCATGAAGGGCATTTCTCCGCTTCTGGCGATCGAGATGGGACGGCGTGCGATTCCGGGGTATGTGCGACCAAGTTTTGCAGACGTGGAGAAGGCGTGCCGAGAGGCAGGAAGCGGCGCGGCGGCGGCAGCGCCCTCAGACGCGCCCGATGCACCGGCGGCTTAG
- a CDS encoding TolB family protein, translating into MMKSKVLHGLFSTLLIAASFSLVRAQDAAKPLTLPEEKHLKNVRQLTFGGQNAEAYFSADDKYLIFQHQGDGVPCDQIYTMEVDPVKANHATLLDLSLAPPKLVSTGKGRTTCSYWFPSGERILFSSTHAANAECPPKPDYSKGYVWPIYDTYQIYTAKADGSDLKQLTHEKGYNAEATITRDGKHIVFTSTRNGDLDIYTMDADGSHVKQLTHELGYDGGPFWSYDGKKIVYRAQHPKNAEEEKDYRDLLGKGLIRPGNLELWVMNADGSNKHQVTRNGAANFAPYWLPDGKRIIFASNQADPKNGRDFDLYIINEDGTGQERITFHPDFDGFPMFTSDGKRLVWASNRNGKAPHETNVFLADWAE; encoded by the coding sequence ATGATGAAGAGCAAAGTTCTGCACGGCTTGTTTTCTACCTTGTTGATCGCGGCGTCGTTCTCGCTGGTTCGCGCCCAGGACGCAGCAAAGCCGCTGACGCTTCCGGAAGAGAAGCACTTGAAGAATGTGCGCCAGCTTACATTTGGCGGCCAGAATGCCGAGGCTTATTTCTCGGCTGACGATAAATATCTGATCTTCCAGCACCAGGGCGATGGCGTGCCCTGCGATCAGATCTACACCATGGAAGTCGATCCGGTGAAGGCGAATCACGCAACGTTGTTAGATCTCAGTCTCGCGCCCCCGAAGCTGGTGAGTACCGGCAAAGGGCGTACGACGTGCAGCTACTGGTTCCCTTCCGGCGAGCGGATTCTGTTTTCGTCCACGCACGCGGCGAATGCGGAGTGCCCGCCGAAACCTGATTATTCGAAGGGCTACGTCTGGCCGATTTATGACACTTACCAGATCTATACGGCGAAGGCGGATGGCAGCGATCTGAAGCAGCTCACGCACGAGAAGGGTTACAACGCGGAAGCCACGATCACCCGCGACGGCAAACACATTGTGTTTACTTCGACGCGCAATGGCGACCTCGATATCTACACGATGGACGCCGATGGCTCGCACGTGAAGCAGCTCACGCACGAATTAGGTTATGACGGCGGGCCGTTCTGGTCGTATGACGGGAAGAAGATCGTGTATCGCGCGCAGCATCCGAAGAACGCGGAAGAAGAGAAAGACTACAGGGACCTGCTGGGGAAGGGATTGATCCGTCCGGGAAACCTTGAGCTTTGGGTGATGAACGCCGATGGGAGCAACAAGCACCAAGTGACACGCAATGGTGCGGCGAACTTTGCGCCCTACTGGCTGCCGGATGGGAAGCGGATTATTTTCGCGTCGAACCAGGCGGACCCGAAGAACGGGCGTGACTTCGATCTGTACATCATCAACGAAGATGGGACCGGGCAGGAGCGGATCACGTTCCATCCGGATTTCGACGGCTTCCCGATGTTCACGTCGGATGGCAAGCGGCTGGTGTGGGCATCGAACCGCAACGGTAAAGCGCCGCACGAGACAAACGTGTTTCTTGCCGACTGGGCGGAGTAG
- a CDS encoding ABC-F family ATP-binding cassette domain-containing protein, with amino-acid sequence MLSVSNVTMRYGAKILFEEVSVSFIPGRRYGLTGPNGSGKSTLMKVLSGELEPQKGNVVRPKKLSVLKQDQYAFDEFRVIDTVIMGNKGLWAALAEREVLYAKPDLTDDDGIRLGELEGIVGDEDGYTAESDAAILLQGLDIPDSFHERKMSELQGGQKVRVLLAQALFGKPQALLLDEPTNSLDLDSIHWLQDFLNRFEGTMIVISHDRHFLNSVTTHTADIDYQTIITYTGGYDEMVVAKTQVRSRIESENSQREKKIAQLNEFIARFSAGTRSSQVTSRKKEVERLQTTELARSNIQRPYIRFDQVRPSGRHVLEFAGVHKAYGEHKVITGFSAALQRGEKIALMGRNGLGKTTLLRALLANAPGLDDYGFGIDHGTVKWGHEAQIGYFAQDHTGTIQHGMTAADWLQQFDAKASKEEIRGLLGQMLFSGEEGLKPTAALSGGETARLIFCKLMLQKPNILVLDEPTNHLDLESINALNIALQRYEGTLLLVTHDHDVIDEVATRIWHFEPGKIEDFQGPYEEFQSHSSATA; translated from the coding sequence ATGCTCTCTGTTTCAAACGTAACCATGCGCTACGGCGCAAAAATTTTGTTCGAAGAAGTCTCCGTCTCCTTCATCCCCGGACGCCGCTACGGCCTCACTGGCCCCAACGGCTCCGGCAAATCGACGCTGATGAAGGTCCTCTCCGGCGAGCTCGAGCCCCAGAAGGGCAACGTCGTTCGCCCGAAAAAGCTCTCCGTCCTCAAGCAGGACCAGTACGCCTTCGACGAATTCCGCGTCATCGACACCGTGATCATGGGCAACAAGGGCCTGTGGGCCGCCCTCGCTGAGCGCGAAGTGCTCTACGCCAAGCCCGACCTTACCGACGACGACGGCATCCGCCTCGGTGAGCTCGAAGGCATTGTCGGCGACGAAGACGGCTACACCGCCGAATCCGACGCCGCGATCCTGCTGCAAGGTCTCGATATCCCCGACAGCTTTCACGAGCGCAAGATGTCGGAGCTCCAGGGCGGCCAGAAAGTCCGCGTGCTGCTCGCACAAGCCCTCTTCGGCAAGCCGCAAGCGCTGCTCCTCGACGAGCCCACCAACTCGCTCGATCTCGACTCCATCCACTGGCTGCAGGACTTCCTCAATCGCTTTGAAGGAACGATGATCGTCATCTCCCACGATCGCCACTTCCTCAACAGCGTCACCACCCACACCGCCGACATCGACTACCAAACCATCATCACCTACACCGGCGGCTACGACGAGATGGTCGTCGCCAAGACGCAAGTCCGCTCGCGCATCGAATCCGAAAATTCCCAGCGCGAAAAGAAGATCGCGCAGCTCAACGAATTCATCGCGCGCTTTTCAGCCGGCACGCGTTCAAGCCAGGTGACGTCGCGTAAGAAAGAAGTAGAGAGACTTCAGACCACCGAACTCGCGCGCTCCAACATTCAGCGCCCCTACATTCGCTTCGACCAGGTGCGGCCGTCGGGACGGCACGTGCTCGAATTCGCCGGTGTTCATAAGGCTTACGGTGAACACAAGGTCATCACCGGATTCAGCGCGGCACTGCAGCGCGGCGAAAAAATCGCGCTCATGGGACGCAACGGTCTCGGCAAAACTACGCTGCTGCGCGCGCTGCTGGCCAACGCGCCGGGCCTCGATGACTACGGGTTTGGCATCGATCACGGCACGGTGAAGTGGGGACACGAAGCGCAGATCGGCTACTTCGCGCAGGACCACACCGGCACGATTCAACATGGAATGACGGCCGCCGATTGGCTGCAGCAGTTCGATGCGAAGGCGAGCAAAGAAGAAATCCGCGGACTGCTTGGGCAGATGTTGTTCAGCGGAGAAGAAGGCCTGAAGCCGACCGCGGCGCTGAGTGGCGGCGAAACCGCGCGCCTGATTTTCTGCAAGCTCATGCTGCAGAAGCCCAACATTCTTGTGCTCGACGAGCCTACGAACCACCTGGATTTAGAGTCGATCAACGCGCTCAACATCGCGCTGCAGCGCTACGAAGGCACGCTGTTATTGGTCACGCACGACCACGATGTGATCGATGAAGTAGCGACGAGAATCTGGCACTTCGAGCCGGGGAAGATTGAAGACTTCCAGGGCCCGTACGAAGAATTCCAGTCCCACAGTTCAGCAACTGCTTAA
- a CDS encoding M28 family peptidase, giving the protein MNVRRVSLVAIAPLLVIFAASADTPTVSPADPNRYIADIKVLASPEFEGRGAGTKGIERATKMLEQRYKSLGLEPAGMKGFLQPFTVTTGAKLKSDNRASVNKAELQLTKDYVPFSFSSSGTVTAPLVFVGYGASADEFQYDDYAGQDVKDKIVVVLRYEPDSFSKNGKDGLTQHSHLITKAINARNHGAKAVIIVNGKLADNEEDVLPRFGSTSGPQDSGILLIQVKNAVADEWFKAAGKSLTEVQMQIAHSGKPNSFAFPADMQATIKVDIEGTHARVNNVLAYLPGKRDEYVIIGAHYDHLGYGDSNSLAPSQIGHIHPGADDNGSGTAGVLELARVLAPLKGQLPRGILFMSFAGEELGLLGSAEWVKHPTKPLDKAVAMLNMDMIGRIKDDKVFIGGVGTGSSFKQFLEEDQPKSGFKVEYSQGGYSASDHTSFVTAKIPVLFFFSGLHSDYHKPSDTWDKINAPEAAKLLNLVDQVALQIDEDAKRPEFKTVIEDKPVGGGGSGYGPYFGSIPDFGEVKEGVKFSDVRPGSPAAKAGLKGGDILVQFGDKPIKNLYDFTDALRRSKVGDVVKVKVLRDGQPIEADVKLEQRK; this is encoded by the coding sequence ATGAATGTGCGCAGAGTTTCGTTGGTTGCGATCGCTCCGCTCCTGGTGATTTTCGCCGCGTCTGCTGATACGCCTACGGTTTCGCCGGCCGATCCGAACCGGTATATCGCGGATATCAAGGTGCTCGCGTCGCCTGAATTCGAGGGGCGAGGCGCGGGCACCAAGGGCATTGAGCGCGCGACGAAGATGCTCGAACAGCGCTATAAGAGCCTGGGGCTGGAACCTGCGGGGATGAAGGGCTTTTTGCAGCCGTTCACGGTGACAACGGGCGCGAAGCTGAAATCGGACAATCGCGCCAGCGTGAACAAAGCCGAGTTGCAGCTGACTAAGGACTACGTGCCGTTCAGCTTTTCATCTTCTGGAACGGTGACGGCGCCGTTGGTGTTCGTGGGTTACGGTGCGAGCGCGGATGAGTTCCAGTACGACGACTATGCTGGTCAGGATGTGAAGGACAAGATCGTTGTCGTCTTGCGCTATGAGCCCGACAGTTTTTCGAAGAACGGCAAAGATGGGCTGACGCAACATTCGCACCTGATCACGAAGGCGATCAATGCGCGCAACCACGGCGCGAAGGCTGTAATCATCGTGAACGGCAAGCTGGCGGACAACGAAGAAGACGTCCTGCCGCGGTTTGGAAGCACGAGTGGGCCGCAGGATTCCGGTATTTTGCTGATCCAGGTAAAGAACGCGGTCGCGGATGAATGGTTCAAGGCGGCGGGAAAGTCGCTCACCGAGGTGCAGATGCAGATTGCACATTCCGGCAAGCCGAACTCCTTCGCCTTCCCTGCGGACATGCAAGCCACGATCAAAGTGGACATTGAAGGAACGCATGCGCGCGTAAATAACGTGCTCGCCTATCTGCCGGGCAAGAGAGATGAGTATGTGATCATCGGCGCGCACTACGACCATCTGGGATATGGCGATTCGAATTCGCTGGCGCCGTCGCAGATTGGGCACATCCATCCGGGAGCAGATGACAACGGTTCGGGTACGGCGGGTGTGCTGGAGTTGGCGCGGGTGCTGGCGCCGTTAAAGGGGCAGCTTCCGCGCGGGATTTTATTCATGTCGTTCGCGGGCGAAGAGCTTGGGCTGTTGGGATCGGCAGAGTGGGTGAAGCATCCGACGAAGCCGCTGGACAAGGCAGTAGCGATGCTGAACATGGACATGATCGGCCGCATTAAGGACGACAAGGTTTTCATCGGCGGCGTGGGTACGGGTTCAAGCTTCAAGCAGTTCCTTGAGGAAGACCAGCCGAAGTCAGGATTCAAGGTGGAGTATTCGCAAGGTGGGTATTCGGCGAGCGATCACACATCGTTCGTGACCGCGAAGATCCCGGTGCTGTTCTTCTTCTCGGGATTGCACTCGGACTATCACAAGCCATCGGACACCTGGGACAAGATCAATGCACCGGAGGCGGCGAAGCTGCTGAACCTTGTGGATCAGGTGGCGCTGCAAATCGACGAGGACGCCAAGCGGCCGGAGTTTAAGACGGTCATCGAAGACAAGCCTGTTGGCGGCGGGGGGAGCGGCTATGGGCCGTACTTCGGATCGATTCCTGATTTCGGCGAGGTGAAAGAGGGAGTGAAGTTCTCCGATGTGCGGCCGGGATCGCCGGCGGCGAAGGCGGGGTTGAAGGGCGGCGATATTCTCGTCCAGTTCGGTGATAAGCCGATTAAGAACCTTTACGACTTCACGGATGCGTTGCGGCGAAGCAAGGTGGGGGATGTGGTTAAGGTGAAGGTTTTGCGCGATGGGCAGCCGATTGAGGCAGACGTTAAACTCGAACAACGCAAATAA
- a CDS encoding flagellar motor protein MotB codes for MSSAARPIIIKKKGGHGGHHGGAWKVAYADFVTAMMALFIVLWLMNTSKPVKEAISGYFKDPSGTAKKTGSAQSGTGENFTITKDNMPELKEQLQRAIRKMNNFEQLKKQIEITVTSEGLRIELLESAAGTFFDSGSARPNDSGKELLEMLAHELQNLPNTISIEGHTDSKPFVGNGSYSNWELSADRANAARRLMQDSGVRGNQVSQVRGFADQNLRKKDAPEDPSNRRITILVQYLPKVEGESEAAKAEGEHERAEEKHAEH; via the coding sequence ATGTCGTCAGCAGCGCGGCCGATCATTATTAAGAAGAAGGGCGGGCACGGCGGCCATCATGGCGGCGCATGGAAGGTGGCATACGCGGATTTCGTGACCGCAATGATGGCGTTGTTCATCGTGTTGTGGCTGATGAACACGAGTAAGCCGGTCAAAGAAGCGATCAGCGGATACTTCAAGGACCCGAGCGGAACGGCCAAGAAAACGGGGTCTGCACAGAGCGGGACTGGCGAGAACTTCACGATCACCAAAGACAACATGCCAGAGCTGAAAGAGCAGTTGCAACGCGCGATCCGCAAGATGAACAACTTCGAACAATTGAAGAAACAGATTGAGATCACGGTGACGTCAGAGGGATTGCGAATCGAACTGCTGGAGTCAGCGGCAGGAACGTTTTTCGATAGTGGCAGCGCACGTCCCAACGACAGCGGGAAAGAGTTGCTGGAAATGCTGGCGCACGAGTTGCAGAACTTGCCGAATACGATCTCAATCGAAGGGCATACGGACTCGAAACCGTTCGTGGGAAACGGGAGCTACAGCAATTGGGAGCTTTCGGCTGACCGCGCGAATGCGGCGCGAAGACTGATGCAAGACAGCGGAGTTCGTGGGAACCAGGTGTCGCAGGTGCGCGGGTTCGCGGACCAGAATCTGCGAAAGAAAGATGCGCCGGAAGATCCATCGAACCGGAGGATCACGATATTGGTGCAGTATCTGCCGAAGGTGGAGGGGGAAAGCGAGGCTGCGAAAGCAGAGGGTGAGCACGAACGCGCGGAGGAAAAGCACGCCGAGCATTGA
- a CDS encoding sensor domain-containing diguanylate cyclase — MADLLQDGVFQRVLSELLVGVYFTDRERRIVFWNAGAERITGYLSHEVIGRMCREEILMHCDHQRRNVCVSCCPLAEAMLDGKAREASLFLRHKTGHRVPVRIHSMPIRDAKGTIIGAAECFQRQHDVWHPERRDANNRDSYAVRGIPDYSFMVSELRMRLGRFEGSGAGFGVLCLEVDRFDSLRSTRGHEACETVLHVISNTLQNTIRQGDCLGAWSEARLMLLLNAATPEAVVRAGERTRGLVSCSNVTWWGDPVPITIACGATVAKTRDTMESIVRRAERALDESLAAGGNRVMLIQE; from the coding sequence ATGGCCGACCTGCTGCAAGACGGTGTGTTTCAGCGCGTGCTGAGCGAGTTGCTCGTGGGGGTGTACTTCACCGACCGGGAGCGCAGGATTGTGTTCTGGAATGCGGGGGCGGAGCGGATCACGGGGTATCTGAGCCATGAGGTGATTGGGCGGATGTGCCGGGAGGAGATCCTGATGCATTGCGACCATCAGCGGCGGAATGTGTGCGTGTCGTGTTGTCCGCTGGCGGAGGCGATGCTGGATGGGAAAGCGCGCGAGGCTTCGTTGTTTTTGCGACATAAGACGGGGCATCGGGTGCCGGTACGGATTCACTCGATGCCGATCCGCGATGCGAAGGGGACGATTATCGGCGCAGCGGAATGTTTCCAGCGGCAGCATGATGTGTGGCATCCGGAGCGACGGGATGCGAATAACCGCGACAGTTACGCAGTGCGGGGAATTCCGGACTACAGCTTCATGGTGTCGGAGCTGAGGATGCGCCTGGGGCGATTCGAAGGAAGCGGCGCCGGATTCGGCGTGCTGTGCCTGGAGGTGGACCGCTTCGATTCGCTGAGGTCGACACGCGGACACGAAGCGTGCGAGACGGTGCTGCACGTGATCAGCAATACGCTGCAGAACACGATCCGCCAGGGCGATTGTTTGGGAGCGTGGTCGGAGGCGCGGTTGATGTTGTTGTTGAATGCGGCGACACCGGAAGCGGTGGTGCGGGCCGGAGAGCGGACACGAGGACTGGTGAGTTGTTCGAACGTGACGTGGTGGGGCGATCCAGTGCCGATCACGATTGCGTGCGGCGCGACGGTAGCGAAAACGCGCGACACGATGGAGTCGATCGTGCGGAGAGCGGAGCGCGCGTTGGACGAAAGCCTGGCGGCTGGCGGCAATCGCGTGATGCTCATACAGGAATAA